One stretch of Malus domestica chromosome 14, GDT2T_hap1 DNA includes these proteins:
- the LOC103431060 gene encoding trihelix transcription factor DF1-like — translation MEANGLFSGMLGLEMPLHQNPQNPPNPQNPHNPMHQPQMVPYAPHHDPDPHQNPHQSVKQGYPFAPKSKQIALSDDDEPGFGADDKRKISPWQRMKWTDTMVRLLIMAVFYIGDEASDGPDPTGKKKPAGGLLQKKGKWKSVSRAMMEKGFYVSPQQCEDKFNDLNKRYKRVNDILGKGTACRVVENQGLLEKMDLAPKMKEEVRKLLNSKHLFFREMCAYHNSCGHGTVGGASNGAHNSPPEAATEPSEIPAQQQQRCFHSSENAQAVANSGRSETEGSKMVVGESGGEDEDEDEEEDESEDEDDEEEDEVVGGGCRGQIGHGNHEDEDDNNDERAPRKMARKEGCSAGSSSSSQLMQQLSCEMRVVMQDVTKTPWEKQQWLKTRLIQLEEQQVSYQYQAFELEKQRLKWIKYSGKKERDMERAKLENERRRLENERMLLLVRRKELELHQQQQQQQQQNSSNKRSDPPSSLTG, via the coding sequence ATGGAAGCAAATGGGCTGTTTTCTGGAATGCTTGGCCTGGAAATGCCTTTGCACCAAAATCCCCAAAACCCCCCAAATCCCCAAAACCCTCACAACCCTATGCACCAACCCCAAATGGTTCCCTATGCCCCCCACCATGACCCTGACCCCCACCAAAACCCTCACCAATCTGTGAAACAGGGCTACCCATTTGCCCCCAAATCCAAGCAGATTGCCCTGAGTGACGATGACGAACCCGGTTTCGGTGCCGATGACAAGAGGAAGATATCGCCATGGCAGAGAATGAAGTGGACCGACACCATGGTGAGGCTTCTGATCATGGCTGTGTTTTACATTGGTGACGAGGCGTCCGATGGCCCTGATCCTACGGGCAAGAAGAAGCCTGCTGGTGGATTGCTGCAGAAGAAAGGGAAGTGGAAATCGGTGTCCCGGGCTATGATGGAGAAGGGTTTCTATGTGTCTCCTCAACAGTGTGAGGATAAGTTCAATGACTTGAACAAGAGGTATAAGAGGGTCAATGATATTCTTGGAAAGGGGACGGCCTGCCGGGTTGTGGAGAATCAGGGCTTGTTGGAAAAGATGGATTTGGCACCAAAGATGAAGGAAGAAGTTCGTAAATTGTTGAATTCGAAGCACCTGTTTTTCAGAGAAATGTGTGCTTATCATAACAGTTGTGGTCATGGAACTGTTGGTGGCGCGTCGAATGGTGCGCATAACTCCCCGCCGGAGGCGGCCACAGAGCCGTCTGAGATTCCAGCGCAGCAGCAGCAGAGGTGCTTTCATTCATCAGAAAATGCCCAAGCGGTTGCCAATTCAGGAAGGTCAGAGACTGAGGGATCCAAAATGGTTGTCGGAGAAAGTGGCGGCGAGGACGAAGATGAAGACGAGGAGGAGGATGAATCTGAGGACGAAGATGATGAAGAGGAAGACGAGGTGGTTGGAGGTGGGTGTAGAGGTCAAATTGGGCATGGAAATCACGAAGATGAGGATGACAACAATGATGAAAGAGCGCCGCGGAAAATGGCAAGAAAGGAAGGGTGCAGTGCGGGGTCCTCCTCATCGAGCCAATTAATGCAGCAATTGAGCTGCGAGATGAGGGTTGTGATGCAAGATGTGACAAAGACCCCGTGGGAGAAGCAGCAGTGGTTGAAAACAAGGCTGATACAATTGGAGGAACAGCAAGTGAGCTACCAATACCAAGCTTTCGAGCTGGAGAAGCAGAGGCTAAAGTGGATCAAGTACAGTGGGAAGAAGGAAAGGGATATGGAGAGAGCCAAGCTTGAGAACGAGAGAAGGCGGCTGGAGAACGAGAGGATGCTGTTGCTCGTGCGCCGCAAGGAGCTGGAGCTtcatcagcagcagcagcagcagcagcagcagaattCTTCAAACAAGAGAAGCGATCCTCCATCTTCGCTGACGGGGTAG
- the LOC103431059 gene encoding pyruvate kinase 1, cytosolic: MHSNHLLLEEPIRMASILEPSKATFFPAMTKIVGTLGPKSRSVEVIASCLNAGMSVARFDFSWGNREYHQETLENLKAAVKSTKKLCAVMLDTVGPELQVANKTGNPIALLGDGLVVLTPDRGQEPSSELLPINFDGLAKAVKTGDTIFVGQYLFTGSETTSVWLEVSEIKGEDVVCSVKNSATLAGSLFTLHASQIHIDLPTLSDQDNEVISSWGLQNKIDFLSLSYTRHAEDVRHARKFLNKLGDLGQTQIFAKIENMEGLTHFDEILQEADGIILSRGNLGIDLPPEKVFLFQKAALYKCNMAGKPAVVTRVVDSMTDNLRPTRAEATDVANAVLDGSDAILLGAETLRGLYPVDTISTVGRICAEAEKVFNQDLYFKRTVKYVGEPMTHLESIASSAVRAAIKVKASVIICFTSSGRAARLIAKYRPTMPVLSVVVPRLKTNQLKWSFTGAFEARQSLLVRGLYPMLADPRHPAESTSATNESVLKVALDHGKASGVVKSHDRVVVCQKVGDTSVVKIIELED, from the exons ATGCATTCGAATCACCTTCTTCTGGAAGAGCCAATACGGATGGCTTCGATTCTCGAGCCGTCCAAGGCT ACTTTTTTCCCCGCAATGACGAAGATTGTGGGTACGCTCGGCCCGAAATCGCGATCCGTGGAGGTTATCGCTTCCTGCCTCAATGCTGGAATGTCTG TGGCCCGATTCGACTTCTCGTGGGGCAACCGGGAATATCACCAGGAGACTCTGGAGAATCTCAAGGCCGCTGTTAAGAGTACTAAGAAGCTTTGCGCT GTTATGTTGGACACTGTGGGTCCTGAGTTGCAAGTCGCCAACAAAACTGGGAATCCTATTGCACTCCTCGGAGATGGACTCGTTGTTCTGACGCCAGATCGCGGACAAGAACCATCCTCAGAGCTGTTGCCCATCAACTTCGATGGATTGGCAAAG GCGGTGAAGACGGGAGATACCATTTTTGTTGGTCAGTACCTGTTCACGGGAAGTGAAACGACTTCTGTATGGTTGGAG GTTTCTGAAATAAAAGGAGAAGATGTCGTTTGTTCCGTAAAGAATTCTGCAACATTGGCAGGTTCATTGTTCACTTTGCATGCATCTCAAATTCACATTGACCTGCCTACTCTCTCCGATCAAGATAATGAG GTTATAAGTAGTTGGGGACTTCAAAACAAAATCGACTTCCTATCATTGTCATATACGAGGCATGCAGAAGATGTCCGCCAC GCTCGTAAGTTCCTTAATAAGCTGGGTGACCTCGGTCAGACACAAATTTTTGCTAAGATTGAGAATATGGAG GGTTTAACCCATTTTGATGAGATTCTGCAAGAAGCTGATGGCATCATCCTATCCCGTGGGAACCTGGGCATTGATCTCCCACCAGAGAAG gtctttttatttcaaaaggCTGCCCTTTACAAGTGTAACATGGCTGGAAAGCCTGCTGTGGTTACTCGTGTTGTCGATAGTATGACTGACAACTTGAGGCCAACCCGTGCTGAAGCAACGGATGTTGCAAATGCTGTATTGGATG GAAGTGATGCAATTCTTCTGGGTGCTGAGACTCTTCGTGGTTTGTACCCTGTTGATACAATCTCCACTGTTGGTAGAATTTGTGCTGAG GCAGAGAAGGTTTTCAACCAAGACTTGTATTTTAAGAGGACTGTCAAATATGTTGGAGAGCCAATGACACACTTGGAATCTATTGCGTCCTCCGCG GTACGAGCAGCGATTAAGGTGAAGGCATCTGTTATTATTTGCTTCACTTCTTCAGGAAGGGCTGCGAG ATTGATTGCAAAGTATCGACCCACAATGCCAGTTCTTTCAGTTGTCGTTCCCCGGCTCAAGACAAATCAGCTTAAGTGGAGCTTTACTGGAGCCTTTGAG GCAAGGCAATCGCTTTTAGTCAGGGGTCTGTACCCTATGCTTGCTGATCCTCGACATCCT GCCGAATCTACCAGTGCAACAAACGAGTCAGTTCTGAAGGTTGCCCTTGATCATGGAAAGGCATCCGGAGTGGTGAAGTCACATGATCGAGTAGTCGTTTGCCAGAAAGTTGGTGATACCTCCGTGGTCAAGATTATAGAGCTTGAAGATTAG